A window of Emcibacter sp. SYSU 3D8 genomic DNA:
ACCAGCGTGCCGCAGAAATCCTTGGGCGACAGGAACAGCACCGGCTTGCCGTGGGCGCCGATGCGCGGCTCGCCATCACCCAGGATGGTGGCGCCCTCGCCCTTCAGCTTGTCGCGGGCCGACAGGATATCCTCGACCTCGTAGCACACGTGGTGGATGCCGCCGGACTTGTTCTTTTCGAGGAACTTGGCGATGGGCGACTTGTCGCCCAGCGGATGCAGCAGCTCGATCTTGGTGTTCGGCAGTTCGACGAAGACGGTGGTCACGCCGTGCTCGGGCATGTCCACGGCGTCGGTAACCTTGGCGCCGAGCGTGTCACGGTAGACTGCGGACGCGGCGGCCAGATCCGGGACGGCGATGGCAACATGGTTGAGACGACCGATCATGACGTGCTCCTCGTGAATTCGGATGGGTTCTGTTTAGGGACTTAGGATTGTGACGGCAATCGCAGAATCTGCACATCGGTGACCGGCTTCTTGTCGGTCATCTGGCGGACGACCCGCCGGGCGGCGATCCGGACGGCTTCGCGCAGGGTTTCATCGTCGCGGCGCTGACCGCGCGGCATGCCCTTCACCGTCGCCTCGATTGCATCGGCGATGTCTTCCGCGAGATCGCCCGGATCCGGCACGCCGAACAGGGTCACGCCTGGATCCGTCAGCAGCCGGCCCTCGTCGTCGGCGGCAATGCTGATGACAAGATGGCCATTGTGGAGGCTGCGGCGACGCTCGACGATGGACGTGCTGTCCTCGGCGACGAGCTGATTGCCATCAAGCACGAGCCGTCCCGCCTTTACCCGGTCGACGATCTCGGCGGTGCCAGGCGCCAGCCGTATCACGGTGCCATTCGCCGGCACGACGCAGCGCGGCACCTGCAACTCGTGGGCCAGGTCGGCGTGCTCGAACAGATGACGCGCCTCACCGTGAACGGGCACGGCGATCTCGGGCCGGATCCACTGATACATGCGCGACAGCTCCTCGCGGCCCGGATGGCCGGAGACATGCACGAACTCATCCTTCTCGGTGATGATCCTGACGCCTCGCTTGGCCAGTGAATTGTAAAGCCCGCTGAGCGCCAGCTCATTGCCGGGAATGATCTTGGAGGAGAAGATCACGGTGTCGCCATCCGCCAGATTCACGTGGGGATGGTCGCCCGACGCGATGCGCATCATGGCGCCGCGCGGCTCGCCCTGGCTGCCGGTGCAGATATAAAGCACCTTGTCGCGGGGCAGGAAGCCGGCGTCCGCCTCGTCGATGAAGGGCGGCAGATGCGTCAGATAGCCGGTCGCCTGGGCGACCTGGACATTTCGCCGCAGCGACCGGCCGACCAATACGGCATGGCGGTCATGGGCTTTCGCCACCTCGGCCAGCGTCTCCAGCCGGGCAATGTTCGAGGCGAAGGAGGTGATCGCCACCCTGCCTGTCTCCTTGCCCACCAGTTCCAGCAAATTCCGGCGCACATCGGCCTCGGAGCCGCTGGCGCTGGGATTGAAGACATTGGTGCTGTCGCAGATCATGGCGAGAACGCCCTCCTCGCCCAGCCGGGCCAGCGCGTCTTCGTCGAACGGTTCCCCGATCAGCGGGTCCGGGTCGATCTTCCAGTCACCGGTATGGAAGACGGTGCCCACAGGCGTGCGAATGACGAGCGCACTGGGCTCGGCGATGGAATGGGTAAGCGTCAGGAAATCGATTTCGAACGGCCCGAGCGAGACGCGGCCGCCGAGCGGGGTCTCGATGAGCGGCACCTCCTTGAGCAGGCCCACCTCGGACAGCTTGCTGCGCAGGATGCCGGCGGTGAAGGGCGTGGCGTAGACCGGACACCGCAACCGGGTCCAGAGATGCGGTACGGCGCCCAGGTGATCCTCGTGAGCGTGGGTCAGCACGATCCCGAGCAGCTTGTCACGGCGTGCCTCAATGAAGGACGGGTCCGGCATGACCAGATCGATGCCCGGAAGCGTCGGGGTGCCGAAGCTGACGCCCAGATCAACAATGATCCACTGGTCGTCATACCCGAACACGTTCAGGTTCATTCCAATCTCGCCCGCGCCGCCGAGCGGCACGAACAGCAGTTCCTTGGTCATAGTTTCCTCAAGCGGCGCCGGGGAAATAAACATCTCCGGCCGTGATGTGGCGCGCTCCGGCAGGCGTTTCGACCACCAGTGCGCCGGACTCGTCCAACTCGGCGAAGCGTCCAGTGACGGTTTCGCCGTCAAGTTGGACCTGGATATCCTGCCCTAACCGCCAGGCGCGGATCAGCCAGTCAGCGCGGACCGCCGGAAACCCCTGGTCGCGCCATGCTGCGTAACGTAGCTCGAAAGCATCCAGCAACCATGTCAGCGCCAGGTCGGCGTTGAGATTTTCCAGCCCGGCGTGATGAAAATCGGTCGCCGGATAGGGCGTGCCGTCGGGATGGCTGACCAGATTCAGGCCGATGCCGACAATGACGGCCTCGACCTGGGCGCCCGTCGATGTGGCTTCCAGCAGGATGCCGCAAATCTTGGCGCCGTCGACCAGCACATCGTTAGGCCATTTGAGCGCCGCCCGGTCACCTGCGCCGGCCTTCATCAGCACATCGCTGATCGCCAGCGCGGAAACGAACGAGAGCTGGGCAGCCTGCACCAGCGGGCAATCGGGTTTCAGCAGCAGCGATACGAAGAGATTGCCCGGCTCGGACATCCAGGAACGGCCGCGGCGTCCCCTGCCCGCCGTCTGGCGCTTGGCCCAGTAGACCGTGCGGTCACGGGCCGTGGCGGCGTGCCGCCGGGCCTCCTCGTTGGTGCTGTCGATACTGTCGAAGATCGCGATGCTGTAGCCATCGGGAAGATGGACCACCTCGCCCGCCCTACCGGAACAGCGATTGCGCGGCCAACATGGCGGCGGTGTCGAGGCTGCCGGCAATCAACGGTACGGCGAAGATTACGGTGATCACCGCAGAGACACTGGCAACGACCGCGATACCCCGACCGGTGTACACGTCGAACGCTTCCGCCGGCTCGTCGAAATACATCACCTTGACGATGCGCAGGTAATAGAACGCGCTCACCGCGCTGGCCAGCGCGCCGATCACGGCCAGGAAAGTCAGGTTGGCGTCGATGGCGGCGATGAAGACGTAGAACTTGCCGAAGAATCCGGCGAGCGGCGGGATACCGGCGAGCGAGAACATGAAGATGGCGATGGCCAGCGCCATGGCCGGACGGGTCCGCGACAGGCCCGCCAGGTCGGCGATGGACTCGGTCGCGCCTTCCTTGCGCCGCATGGCGATGATGAGCGCGAACGCCCCCACATTCATCGCCAGATAGATCGCCAGATAGATCAGCACCGCCTTGACGCCATCCGGCGACGCCGCCGCCAGCCCCATCAGCGCGTAGCCGACATGGCCGATCGAGCTGTAGGCCATCAGCCGCTTGATGTTGGTCTGAACGATCGCGAAGACCGCGCCGACCACCATGGAGGCGATCGACAGGAAGACCAGGATCTGCTGCCACTGGTCGGCGATTTCCGGAAACGCGCCGTACAAGGTGCGCACCAGCAGCGCCATGGCGGCGATCTTGGGCGCGACGGCGAAGAACGCGGTCACCGGCGTAGGTGCGCCTTCATAGACATCCGGCGTCCACATGTGGAAGGGCACTGCCGAGACCTTGAAGGCAAGGCCCGCCAGCACGAATACCAGGCCGAACAGCAGGCCGATCGACACCGGACCGCTGCCGGTCACGGCAGCGGCGATCTCGTTGAAATTGGTGCTGCCGGTGTAGCCATAGACCAGCGAACTGCCATAGAGCAGCATGCCGGACGACAGCGCGCCGAGGACGAAGTATTTCAGTCCCGCCTCGGTCGAGCGCACCGAATCCCGGCTGAACGCGGCCAGGACGTAAAGCGCCAGGCTCTGCGTCTCGAGGCCGATATAGAGCGCGATCAGATCGTTGCTCGAGACCATCATGAGCATGCCGAGCGTGGCGAGCACGATCAGCACCGGATATTCGAACCGCTTCAGGTTCTCGCGCTCGAGATAGTCCACCGAGATGATGATGGAAACCGCCGAGCCGATCAGGATCAGTATCTTGCAGAAGCCGCCGAATGAATCCGACACGAACATGCCGCCGAAGGTGACGACGTTGTCGTAGTAGCCGGGCAGCACCGCGATGGCGGCGCCGAGCAGCAGGCAAACCGCCAGCAGGGATACAGTCCGCAGCGACTTCTCGCCCGAAAACGCGCCCAGCATCAGCAGGAACAGGGCGCCGATGGCGAGAATGATCTCCGGAAGCGCCGGAAGCAGGGCCGGTACTTCGATCATCGATGCGCTCCCTCGGCAACCGCGGACGCACCCGTCTCATGGGCGGCGATCGCCGTATCGTAATTGTGCAGCAGGTTATCGACCGAGACGTGCATGACGCCGAGGAACGACCCCGGGAATATGCCCATCCAGAACACCACGGCGACCAGCGGCGCAAAGATCAGCTTCTCGCGAGGCGACAGGTCGATCATGTGTTTCAGGTCATCCTTGGTCAGATCGCCGAAGATCACCTTGCGGTAGAGCCACAGCATGTAGGACGCGCCGAGGACCAGGCCGGTGGCGGCGAGCGCACAGACGACCGTGTCGACCTTGAACACGCCAGCCAGCACCAGGAACTCGCCGACGAAGCCGCTCGTCCCCGGCAGTCCGACCGACGCCATGGTGAACACCATGAACACCAGCGCATAGCGCGGCATGTTGTTCACCAGGCCGCCATAGCGGTCGATTTCGCGGGTATGCAGCCGGTCGTAGACAACACCGACGCACAGGAACAGCGCGCCCGACACAATGCCGTGGCTGAGCATCTGGAAGATGCCGCCCTCGACGCCCTGCGTGTTCATGACGAACAGGCCAAGGGTGACGAAGCCCATATGGGCAACCGACGAGTAGGCAATCAGCTTCTTCATGTCCTGCTGCATCAGGGCGACCAGCGAGGTGTAGATCACCGCGATCACCGACAGCGCGAACACCAGCGGCGCGAAATAGTCGCTCGCGACCGGGAACATGGGCAGCGAGAATCGCAGGAAGCCATAGCCGCCCATCTTCAGCAGCACACCCGCCAGGATTACCGAGCCGGCTGTCGGCGCCTCGACATGGGCGTCGGGCAACCAGGTGTGCACCGGCCACATGGGCATCTTCACCGCGAAGGACGCGAAGAACGCCAGCCACAGCCACTTCTGCACGCCGGCGTCGAAATGGTCGCCGGTCAGCAGCTCGGGAATGCTGGTGGTACCCGCATAGATGTAGATGGCGATCATCGCCAGCAGCATCAGCAGCGAGCCGACAAGGGTGTAGAGGAAGAACTTGAACGACGCGTAGATCTTCCGCGCGCCGCCCCAGACGCCGATGATCAGGAACATCGGGATCAGGCCGCCCTCGAAGAACAGGTAGAACAGCACCAGGTCGAGCGAGCAGAACACGCCGATCATCAGCGTCTCGAGCAGCAGGAACGCGATCATGTATTCGCGCACGCGAGTCTGGATCGATTCCCAGCTGGCCAGGATGCAGAACGGCATGAGGAACGTGGTCAGGATCACGAACAGCATGGAGATGCCGTCGACGCCCATGCGGTAGCGGATCGCACCGCCCAGCCAGGCGTGGTCTTCGACGAACTGGAAATCCGCCGTGCCGCTGTCGAAGTTGATCCAGATCAGCAGCGATACGACGAAGGTCGCGGCGGTCGTCAGCAGGGCGACCGCGCGGACATTGCGCGCCACCACGGCATCGTCGCCGCGCGGCAACAGCGCGAACACCGCGCCAAGCAGCGGCAGAAAGGTGATCAGCGAGAGAATTGGCCAGCCGGTCATCAGTGTCCCCCGCCCGAGTGCAGCATGAACCAGGTGACGAAGGCGGCGACGCCGATCAGCATGGCGAAAGCATAATGGTAGACATATCCGGTCTGCAGCACCCGTGCCCGCCGGGCGACATAGCCGATCGCGGCAGTGACGCCATCCGGGCCATAGCCATCGATGATCTTGCCATCACCCTTCTTCCAGAACTGGACTCCCAGCCATTTTGCGGGACGCACGAACAGGAAGTCGTAGAGTTCGTCGAAGTACCACTTGTTGAGCAGGAACTGGTAGAGCGCCTGGTTGGTCTCGACCAGCGCGCCGGGCGCGGTGGTGCGGCCAAAGTAGAACACCAGCGACAGGACCAGCGCGGCGATGCCGGTCAAAATCATGCCGCCCTGATGCTCGACCACGCCCGGCACGACACCCGCGACGATGATGCCGATACTGGCGAGCAGCGACACGGCCCGAGCCCATTTCGGCACGTTGTCGATATAGAACGACCACGAGATGGCCAGGCCGCCGACGGCCATGACCAGCGGCAGGAGCTTGACCCAGAACGGCACATGGTGCGCGTGTTCAAGCACGTTCTCGCCGACCACGGTCAGCGCTCCGTTCCAGAACTCGGCATAATGGTGGCCGACGAAGAACTCGTAGAACACGAAGCCCGCCAGCACCGCGCCCGCCGCCAGGATGTACAGCGGAACCAGCATCACCTGCGGGGATTCGTGGGCGTGGTGCAGCACGTCATGATCGGCGCGGCTGCGGCCATGGAAGGTCATGAACAGCAGGCGGCCCGAATAGAACGCGGTCATGAACGCCGCTGCGATGCCCAGCCAGAACGCGTACAGGCCGACGCCGGAATGCGCCGCGAAGGCGGATTCGAGAATGATGTCCTTCGAATAGAAGCCGGCAAAGCCGAACACACCGGGAATGCCGATGCCCGCCAGCGCCAGCGAACCGATCCACATCAGGATGGCCGTCACCTTCATGTACGGGAACAGGCCGCCCATCTTGCGGATGTCCTGTTCGTCCGACATGCCGTGGATCACCGAGCCGGCGCCCAGGAACAGCAACGCCTTGAAGAAGGCGTGGGTGAACAGGTGGAAGATGCCCGCGCCATAGGCGCCCACGCCAAGCGCGAAGAACATGTAGCCGAGCTGCGAACAGGTCGAATAGGCAATGATGCGCTTGATGTCGTTCTGCACCAGGCCAATGGTGGCGGCGAAGAACGCCGTCGAGGCGCCGATGATTGTCACGAACTGCATGGTCTCTGGCGCCTGCTCGAACATGGGCGAGCAGCGGGCGACCATGAACACGCCGGCGGTCACCATGGTGGCGGCGTGGATCAGCGCGGAAACCGGCGTCGGGCCTTCCATGGCATCCGGCAGCCAGGTGTGCAGACCGAGCTGGGCCGATTTGCCCATGGCGCCGATGAACAGCAGGAAGGTCAGCGTGTTCATCACGTCGACCTGATAATTCAGGAAGGTGAAGCTCTTGCCGGCCATCGACGGCGCGGCAGCGAACACGGTCTGGAAATCCAGGGCGCCGAATACCAGGAAGATGCCGAAAATGCCGAGCGCGAAGCCGAAATCGCCGACCCGGTTGACCAGGAACGCCTTGATGGCGGCGGCATTGGCCGAGGGGCGCTTGTACCAGAAGCCGATCAGCAGGTAGGACGCGACGCCCACGCCTTCCCAGCCAAAGAACATCTGCACGAAGTTGTCCGCGGTCACCAGCATCAGCATGGCGAAGGTGAACAGCGACAGATAGGCCATGAAGCGCGGCTTGTGCGGATCGTGGCTCATGTAGCCGACCGAGTACACATGCACCAGCGACGACACCCCGTTGACCACCACCAGCATCACCGCGGTGAGCGTGTCGACCTTGATCGCCCAGTCGACCGTGAAGTCACCCGACAGCATCCAGTTGGCGAGCACAACGTGTTCGGTCTGGTGCCCCAGCGCCACGGTGAAGAAGGCGATGATCGACAGGATGGCCGAGGTGATTACCGCGCCGCAGGTAACGATCTGCGCGCCGCGGTCGCCGATAACACGTCCGCCGAAGCCGGCGATGATCGCCGCGGCAAGGGGAAGGAAGACGATAAACGCAAACGGAAACATTCCCCTCAACCCTTCATCTGGCTGATGTCTTCCACGGCGATGGTGCCGCGGTTACGGAAGTAGATCACCAGAATCGCAAGGCCGATGGCCGCCTCGCCGGCCGCCACGGTCAGCACGAACAGGGCGAAGACCTGGCCGATCAGGTTGCCCAGGAACACCGAGAACGCGACCAGGTTGATGTTGACGGCCAGCAGCATCAGCTCGATCGACATCAGGATGATGATGACGTTCTTCCGGTTCAGGAAGATGCCGAAGATGCCGAGGGTGAACAGGATCGCGGCGACGATCAGGTAGTTTTCAAGGCCGATCGTCATTTCAGATCCCCTGCCCCGGCGGAATTTTCTTCACTTCGATGGTCGTCTTGGGATCGCGGTAGACCTGGCTGGAAATGCGCTGCTTCTTGACGCCCGGCCGCGTGCGGTGGGTCAGCACGATGGCGCCGATCATGGCAATCAGCAGGATCACGCCCGCCGCCTGGAACGCGTAGACATATTGGGTATAGATGACGCTGCCCAACGCCTCGGTATTGGTCATGCCGTCTGTGGTGGCCTGCGGCATGGCCTGGCCCGCGATCTCGGGACCGAACTGCCATCCGGCGAGCACCATGAGCAACTCGACCAGCAACACGATGCCGATCAGCGCGCCGATCGGCAGATATTGCAGGAAGCCCTGGCGCAATTCGGTGAAATTGATGTCGAGCATCATCACCACGAACAGGAACAGCACGGCGACGGCGCCCACATAGACGATCACCAGGATCATGGCGATGAACTCGGCGCCGATCAGCACGAACAATCCCGCCGACGTGAAAAACGCCAGGATCAGGTACAGCACGGAGTGCACCGGGTTGCGCGCGGCAATCACCATGAAGCCGGCGGCGACCGTGATCGCGGCGAATAGATAGAACGTTATCGTCTGCAGGATCATCCGGTGAGCGTTCCTGGTTAGGCTTCTTCTGGCCGGGTTCTTAGCGGTAGGGTGCGTCGGCTGCAAGGTTGGCGGCGATCTCGCGTTCCCAGCGGTCGCCGTTGGCCAGCAGCTTGTCCTTGTTGTAGTAGAGTTCTTCGCGGGTTTCGGTGGCGAATTCGAAGTTCGGCCCCTCGACGATGGCGTCGACCGGACACGCTTCCTGGCAGAACCCGCAATAGATGCACTTCACCATATCGATGTCGTAGCGGGTGGTGCGGCGCGAGCCGTCGGCACGGGGTTCGGCCTCGATGGTGATGGCCTGGGCGGGACAGATCGCCTCGCACAGCTTGCAGGCGATGCAGCGTTCCTCGCCGTTCGGATAGCGGCGCAGCGCATGCTCGCCCCGGAAGCGCGGGCTCAGCGGCCCCTTCTCGTAGGGATAGTTGATGGTCTGCTTGGCCTTGAAAAAGTACTTCATGGTCAATGCCATGGCCTGCACGAACTCCCAGAGGAGGATCGTCTTGGCGGCACGTGAGAAGCTCGACATCGGCGTGCTCCTAACCCTTGTTTGGCAGTAGGTCGAAGGCGACCAGGAAACCCGACACGACCACGACCGCGCCGAGCGAGATGGGCAGGAAGACCTTCCAACCCAGACGCATGAGCTGGTCGTAGCGATAGCGCGGCACCGCGGCCTTGACCCATGAGAACACGAAGAAGAAGACGGCGATCTTGAGAATCAGCCAGATCGGACCGGGTATCCAGTTCAGGAACCATACGTCGTAAGGCGGCAGCCAGCCCCCGAAGAACAGGATCGAGATCATGGCGCACATCAACAGGATGTTCGCGTATTCGCCCAGCCAGAACATGGCGAAGGTCATGGACGAATATTCCACCTGGTATCCCGCCACCAGTTCGGCCTCTGCCTCGGGCAGATCGAAGGGCGGCCGGTTGGTCTCGGCCAGCGCCGAGATCAAAAAGATCACGAACATGGGGAACAGCGGAATGAAGAACCACTTCGGGATGCCGTACCAGGTGCCGCGCTGCGCCTCGACGATATCGCTCAGGTTCAGCGAACCGACGCACAGCAGCACGGTGATCAGCACGAAGCCGATGGACACTTCGTAGGACACCATCTGCGCCGCCGAGCGCAGGCCGCCCAGGAACGGATAGCGCGAATTGGACGCCCAGCCCGACATGATGATGCCGTAGACGCCCAGCGACGAGATCGCGAACAGGTAGAGAATGCCGACATTGATGTCGGAGATGACCAGCTTCACGCCGTTGGCGTAGCC
This region includes:
- the mce gene encoding methylmalonyl-CoA epimerase is translated as MIGRLNHVAIAVPDLAAASAVYRDTLGAKVTDAVDMPEHGVTTVFVELPNTKIELLHPLGDKSPIAKFLEKNKSGGIHHVCYEVEDILSARDKLKGEGATILGDGEPRIGAHGKPVLFLSPKDFCGTLVEIEQI
- a CDS encoding ribonuclease J; amino-acid sequence: MTKELLFVPLGGAGEIGMNLNVFGYDDQWIIVDLGVSFGTPTLPGIDLVMPDPSFIEARRDKLLGIVLTHAHEDHLGAVPHLWTRLRCPVYATPFTAGILRSKLSEVGLLKEVPLIETPLGGRVSLGPFEIDFLTLTHSIAEPSALVIRTPVGTVFHTGDWKIDPDPLIGEPFDEDALARLGEEGVLAMICDSTNVFNPSASGSEADVRRNLLELVGKETGRVAITSFASNIARLETLAEVAKAHDRHAVLVGRSLRRNVQVAQATGYLTHLPPFIDEADAGFLPRDKVLYICTGSQGEPRGAMMRIASGDHPHVNLADGDTVIFSSKIIPGNELALSGLYNSLAKRGVRIITEKDEFVHVSGHPGREELSRMYQWIRPEIAVPVHGEARHLFEHADLAHELQVPRCVVPANGTVIRLAPGTAEIVDRVKAGRLVLDGNQLVAEDSTSIVERRRSLHNGHLVISIAADDEGRLLTDPGVTLFGVPDPGDLAEDIADAIEATVKGMPRGQRRDDETLREAVRIAARRVVRQMTDKKPVTDVQILRLPSQS
- a CDS encoding biotin--[acetyl-CoA-carboxylase] ligase, with protein sequence MVHLPDGYSIAIFDSIDSTNEEARRHAATARDRTVYWAKRQTAGRGRRGRSWMSEPGNLFVSLLLKPDCPLVQAAQLSFVSALAISDVLMKAGAGDRAALKWPNDVLVDGAKICGILLEATSTGAQVEAVIVGIGLNLVSHPDGTPYPATDFHHAGLENLNADLALTWLLDAFELRYAAWRDQGFPAVRADWLIRAWRLGQDIQVQLDGETVTGRFAELDESGALVVETPAGARHITAGDVYFPGAA
- the nuoN gene encoding NADH-quinone oxidoreductase subunit NuoN — encoded protein: MIEVPALLPALPEIILAIGALFLLMLGAFSGEKSLRTVSLLAVCLLLGAAIAVLPGYYDNVVTFGGMFVSDSFGGFCKILILIGSAVSIIISVDYLERENLKRFEYPVLIVLATLGMLMMVSSNDLIALYIGLETQSLALYVLAAFSRDSVRSTEAGLKYFVLGALSSGMLLYGSSLVYGYTGSTNFNEIAAAVTGSGPVSIGLLFGLVFVLAGLAFKVSAVPFHMWTPDVYEGAPTPVTAFFAVAPKIAAMALLVRTLYGAFPEIADQWQQILVFLSIASMVVGAVFAIVQTNIKRLMAYSSIGHVGYALMGLAAASPDGVKAVLIYLAIYLAMNVGAFALIIAMRRKEGATESIADLAGLSRTRPAMALAIAIFMFSLAGIPPLAGFFGKFYVFIAAIDANLTFLAVIGALASAVSAFYYLRIVKVMYFDEPAEAFDVYTGRGIAVVASVSAVITVIFAVPLIAGSLDTAAMLAAQSLFR
- a CDS encoding NADH-quinone oxidoreductase subunit M, whose translation is MTGWPILSLITFLPLLGAVFALLPRGDDAVVARNVRAVALLTTAATFVVSLLIWINFDSGTADFQFVEDHAWLGGAIRYRMGVDGISMLFVILTTFLMPFCILASWESIQTRVREYMIAFLLLETLMIGVFCSLDLVLFYLFFEGGLIPMFLIIGVWGGARKIYASFKFFLYTLVGSLLMLLAMIAIYIYAGTTSIPELLTGDHFDAGVQKWLWLAFFASFAVKMPMWPVHTWLPDAHVEAPTAGSVILAGVLLKMGGYGFLRFSLPMFPVASDYFAPLVFALSVIAVIYTSLVALMQQDMKKLIAYSSVAHMGFVTLGLFVMNTQGVEGGIFQMLSHGIVSGALFLCVGVVYDRLHTREIDRYGGLVNNMPRYALVFMVFTMASVGLPGTSGFVGEFLVLAGVFKVDTVVCALAATGLVLGASYMLWLYRKVIFGDLTKDDLKHMIDLSPREKLIFAPLVAVVFWMGIFPGSFLGVMHVSVDNLLHNYDTAIAAHETGASAVAEGAHR
- the nuoL gene encoding NADH-quinone oxidoreductase subunit L; its protein translation is MFPFAFIVFLPLAAAIIAGFGGRVIGDRGAQIVTCGAVITSAILSIIAFFTVALGHQTEHVVLANWMLSGDFTVDWAIKVDTLTAVMLVVVNGVSSLVHVYSVGYMSHDPHKPRFMAYLSLFTFAMLMLVTADNFVQMFFGWEGVGVASYLLIGFWYKRPSANAAAIKAFLVNRVGDFGFALGIFGIFLVFGALDFQTVFAAAPSMAGKSFTFLNYQVDVMNTLTFLLFIGAMGKSAQLGLHTWLPDAMEGPTPVSALIHAATMVTAGVFMVARCSPMFEQAPETMQFVTIIGASTAFFAATIGLVQNDIKRIIAYSTCSQLGYMFFALGVGAYGAGIFHLFTHAFFKALLFLGAGSVIHGMSDEQDIRKMGGLFPYMKVTAILMWIGSLALAGIGIPGVFGFAGFYSKDIILESAFAAHSGVGLYAFWLGIAAAFMTAFYSGRLLFMTFHGRSRADHDVLHHAHESPQVMLVPLYILAAGAVLAGFVFYEFFVGHHYAEFWNGALTVVGENVLEHAHHVPFWVKLLPLVMAVGGLAISWSFYIDNVPKWARAVSLLASIGIIVAGVVPGVVEHQGGMILTGIAALVLSLVFYFGRTTAPGALVETNQALYQFLLNKWYFDELYDFLFVRPAKWLGVQFWKKGDGKIIDGYGPDGVTAAIGYVARRARVLQTGYVYHYAFAMLIGVAAFVTWFMLHSGGGH
- the nuoK gene encoding NADH-quinone oxidoreductase subunit NuoK, which produces MTIGLENYLIVAAILFTLGIFGIFLNRKNVIIILMSIELMLLAVNINLVAFSVFLGNLIGQVFALFVLTVAAGEAAIGLAILVIYFRNRGTIAVEDISQMKG
- a CDS encoding NADH-quinone oxidoreductase subunit J, yielding MILQTITFYLFAAITVAAGFMVIAARNPVHSVLYLILAFFTSAGLFVLIGAEFIAMILVIVYVGAVAVLFLFVVMMLDINFTELRQGFLQYLPIGALIGIVLLVELLMVLAGWQFGPEIAGQAMPQATTDGMTNTEALGSVIYTQYVYAFQAAGVILLIAMIGAIVLTHRTRPGVKKQRISSQVYRDPKTTIEVKKIPPGQGI
- the nuoI gene encoding NADH-quinone oxidoreductase subunit NuoI, coding for MSSFSRAAKTILLWEFVQAMALTMKYFFKAKQTINYPYEKGPLSPRFRGEHALRRYPNGEERCIACKLCEAICPAQAITIEAEPRADGSRRTTRYDIDMVKCIYCGFCQEACPVDAIVEGPNFEFATETREELYYNKDKLLANGDRWEREIAANLAADAPYR
- the nuoH gene encoding NADH-quinone oxidoreductase subunit NuoH, with product MANPFPENGLFTLVWLVLCILAVMLPVVIAVAFVIYFDRKIWAAMQLRRGPNVVGPFGLLQSFADGIKLVLKETIVPASANKGVYFIAPVLTFVLAMVAWAVIPWGYANGVKLVISDINVGILYLFAISSLGVYGIIMSGWASNSRYPFLGGLRSAAQMVSYEVSIGFVLITVLLCVGSLNLSDIVEAQRGTWYGIPKWFFIPLFPMFVIFLISALAETNRPPFDLPEAEAELVAGYQVEYSSMTFAMFWLGEYANILLMCAMISILFFGGWLPPYDVWFLNWIPGPIWLILKIAVFFFVFSWVKAAVPRYRYDQLMRLGWKVFLPISLGAVVVVSGFLVAFDLLPNKG